From Bdellovibrionota bacterium, one genomic window encodes:
- a CDS encoding ATP-binding protein: protein MNGTSLTIRKQFSRALVQHRMLQRGDHVLVGLSGGKDSWALLGLLAEHRKRAPFSFQLSAVTIDGGLEGFDASVIERQCRRLDVPFHLVRQKIFETVADKKDEGSTFCSMCAKLRRGALYTAAERFGATKIALGHHLDDAIETLCLNLFYGGRMAALPPVLLSNAGHVPVIRPILYCEERWLAMYSHERQFPVVGCTCPVCPTHPEHEYSDLKRKRVKQLISVLAVEIPDLHASMRSALSRLEPSRFLDPRFSEKGTFAPSPGEEVVPIQLGEPR from the coding sequence ATGAACGGTACTTCCCTTACAATTCGGAAACAGTTTTCACGGGCCCTGGTCCAGCATCGGATGCTGCAGCGAGGCGATCACGTCTTGGTCGGCCTTTCCGGCGGCAAGGATTCGTGGGCTCTTTTGGGTCTTCTGGCGGAGCATCGAAAACGGGCGCCGTTTTCCTTCCAGCTCTCGGCGGTGACCATTGACGGAGGACTGGAGGGGTTTGATGCTTCGGTGATCGAGAGACAGTGCCGGCGGTTGGATGTGCCGTTTCATTTGGTCCGGCAAAAAATTTTTGAAACGGTCGCCGACAAAAAAGACGAAGGAAGCACGTTCTGTAGCATGTGTGCGAAATTACGCCGGGGCGCCCTTTATACGGCCGCGGAGCGATTCGGAGCGACGAAGATCGCTCTCGGGCATCACCTAGATGACGCAATTGAGACCCTTTGTTTGAATCTGTTTTACGGAGGGCGAATGGCCGCGTTACCGCCGGTGCTGCTTTCAAATGCAGGCCACGTTCCGGTGATCCGGCCTATTCTGTATTGCGAAGAGCGATGGCTGGCGATGTATTCCCACGAACGCCAATTCCCGGTCGTCGGGTGCACATGCCCGGTCTGCCCCACGCATCCGGAACATGAATACAGCGATCTCAAGCGAAAACGTGTAAAACAGCTGATCTCCGTGTTGGCCGTGGAAATCCCCGATCTGCACGCGTCGATGAGGTCCGCGTTGAGCCGCCTGGAGCCTTCACGCTTTCTCGATCCGCGGTTCAGTGAAAAGGGAACGTTTGCACCTTCGCCGGGCGAGGAAGTTGTGCCGATTCAATTGGGAGAACCGCGATGA
- a CDS encoding thermonuclease family protein: protein MSKRRTFGRWLYFIGPPLLGVALGILVVRHRQPQGPAKQVANPPTPAWSESFSGHVVKVYDGDTIEVLHDQESVTIRLYGIDAPERHEPYANKARQFLADLVWGKDVEIDVKDMDKYGRTVGIVKLADGKIANHELVRVGYARWYRYFAPADRDLESLEAEARAARRGIWAALPTRRIRVSSGSEARLSK from the coding sequence TTGTCTAAACGCCGCACATTCGGACGATGGCTCTATTTCATTGGACCTCCTCTTCTGGGCGTTGCCTTGGGGATATTGGTGGTTCGTCATCGCCAGCCTCAAGGCCCCGCGAAGCAGGTGGCGAACCCCCCTACGCCGGCCTGGTCCGAATCGTTTTCGGGGCATGTCGTGAAAGTTTACGACGGGGATACGATCGAAGTTCTTCACGACCAAGAATCCGTCACGATCCGGCTATATGGGATCGACGCGCCGGAACGCCATGAGCCGTACGCCAATAAAGCAAGACAGTTTCTTGCCGATCTGGTCTGGGGCAAAGATGTCGAGATCGACGTGAAAGACATGGATAAATACGGACGGACCGTTGGCATTGTGAAATTGGCGGATGGAAAAATTGCCAACCACGAACTCGTCCGCGTCGGTTACGCCCGTTGGTACCGATATTTCGCTCCGGCCGACCGCGATCTTGAGTCCCTGGAAGCGGAGGCCCGCGCGGCCCGCCGGGGAATATGGGCGGCGCTGCCCACCCGGCGTATTCGGGTTAGTTCAGGCTCAGAAGCTCGTCTTTCGAAATAA
- a CDS encoding thiopurine S-methyltransferase yields the protein MSTKTFDRKYWENRWVEGQTGFHQTTVNPCLQKHFLRVGRPNSHCLVPLSGKSLDMAWLATQDQRVTGVEVSSVAVEEFFKEQKLTHDVLPLKNRLQLYSAENIAIVHGDLFDLWPSNIEPVDWIYDRAALIVFPPEIQAPYVRHLERFLPVGKQILLISFEYPRNEMSGPPFSVTQADIHRLFSPAFAVETLERVDILNREPRWKERGVTSLHEGIYLLTKRGS from the coding sequence ATGTCGACGAAAACCTTTGACCGGAAGTATTGGGAAAATCGATGGGTGGAAGGTCAGACCGGATTCCATCAAACTACAGTTAATCCTTGCTTGCAGAAACATTTCCTCCGCGTGGGTCGCCCAAACAGCCACTGTTTGGTTCCACTCTCTGGAAAAAGTCTCGATATGGCGTGGCTCGCAACGCAGGATCAGAGAGTTACCGGTGTTGAAGTTTCTTCGGTCGCCGTCGAAGAATTCTTTAAAGAACAGAAACTGACACACGACGTTCTCCCGCTGAAGAATCGGCTCCAGCTTTACTCCGCCGAGAATATCGCCATCGTTCACGGGGATCTCTTCGATCTCTGGCCTTCGAATATTGAACCGGTGGATTGGATCTACGACCGAGCCGCGCTCATTGTCTTTCCTCCGGAGATACAGGCCCCGTACGTCCGTCACCTGGAGCGCTTTCTCCCGGTGGGGAAACAGATTCTTTTGATCAGCTTTGAATATCCGCGCAATGAAATGTCAGGTCCTCCGTTTTCTGTTACGCAAGCCGATATCCACCGGCTCTTTTCGCCCGCATTCGCCGTGGAAACCTTGGAGCGCGTGGACATTTTGAATCGTGAGCCGCGATGGAAGGAACGGGGGGTGACATCGCTTCACGAAGGCATTTACCTCCTCACCAAGCGCGGGTCCTAG